CGCTGCTGCCATTGGGGTGGCGCGCAGCGGCGATTGTGATGGTCTCGATTCCGCTCTCGCTCGCATCCGGCTTGCTCGCGGTCTATGCTGCAGGCTTCAATCTCAGCCAGCTGGTTGTGGCCGGCTTCATCCTGTCTCTGGGCTTGCTGGTCGACGATTCGATTGTCGTCATAGAGAATATCTCGCGCCATCTGCGCATGGGCAAGGAACGCATCCAGGCGGCCATCGAAGGCACAAAGGAAATCCAGCTTGCGGTGCTGGGATCAACCGGCGTTCTCATCTTCGCCTTTTTCCCGATGCTGTTCCTGCCTGAAGGCGCAGGGCAATATACCCGCAGCTTCATCGCCACGATCATCTTCACCGTCACCGCGTCGCTGGTCATATCGCTTACCATCATCCCCTTCCTCGCAAGCCGGATGTTGAAGCGTGATGAAGACGAGCATGGCAACCGGCTGCTGCAATGGCTGATGCGCAACATCGACCATTTCTATCGCCCCCTGCTGCACAAGGCATTGGAGGCACCGCGCAAGACGGTGTGGGGCGCATTGGCCGTGACCATCGCGGCCTTTGGGTTGGTACCCGTGCTGGGCTTCAGCCTTTTCCCGGACGCCGATGCCAGCTATTTCCGCGTCAAGATCGATGCGGAACAGGGCACCAGCCTCGATGAGACCCAGCGCATTGTCCGCAAGGTTTCCGACATTCTTGCCAAGGAACCAACGATTGAAGTGCGCGCCGAAAATGTCGGCCGGTTCAATCCCTCGGTTTTCTATAATAGTTTCGAAACGGTCGAGACGACGACCGAGGGCGAAGTGCTTGCCGTCATGGACAAATGGCATGGCCGCGAAAGCCGCGAGATGGTGGATCGGCTGCGCAAGCAGTTTGAAGAGATTAGCGGTGCGCGCGTCAAGCTGGTGCTTTTCCAGAATGGGGCGCCGATCAATGCGCCGGTCGAATTCCGCGTCGTGGGCCCTGACCTTGACATGTTGAAGTCGCTCGCCGCAAAAGTGCAGGCAGTGCTGCATGAAACGCCCGGCACGCGCGACATTGTGAACCCGGTTGCCAACGACCGGATCGACCTCGACATGCAGATTGACGATGCCAAGGCCGCGTTGCTCGACATTCCGGCAGGTTCGCCGCGCCGCACGATCCGGCTTGCGCTATCAGGTGAACGGGCCGGCACTTTCCGCGACAGTGAAGGCGACAGCTATCCGGTAACCGTGCGGCTTCCGCTTGATGGTACGCAGCCGGTTTCGGCGCTCGATTCAATCTATCTCGCCAGCCGCAGCGGTGCGCCGGTTGCACTTGGCGAAATCACCGATCCTGAACTGGTCGCCGTGCCCCCATTGATCAAACGCCGCAATCTCGAACGCACGGTCGAAATCACCGCGCAAACACAGGAAGGCGCACTTCCGTCGAAGGTCACGGTCGATGCAAAGGCGCGGATGGAAAAGATCGATCTGCCACCCGGCTATTCGATCCGGGTCGGCGGCGAAGCGGAAAAGATCAACGATACCTTTTCGGGGTTCGGTCCGGTCATCCTGATCGCGCTGTTCATCATATTCGGCATTCTCGTTGCCGAATTCGGTGAGTTCCGTGAAGCGCTGGTGGTGGCAGGGGTGATCCCGCTCGGCACCTTTGGCGGCTTCCTCGCACTGCTAGTGACCGGCAATAATCTGTCTTTCCTTGCCGTAATCGGTTTTGTCGCGCTGATCGGGATCGAGATCAAAAATTCGATCCTGCTCGTCGATTTCACCACCCAATTGCGTGCGCGCGGACTGGCGCTGCGCGAGGCGATCGAACAGGCCGGTGAAGTGCGCTTCCTGCCGGTGCTGCTGACATCGGTGACGGCCATTGGCGGGCTGCTGCCGCTCGCCATTTTCGGCGGCAACCTATACGGGCCGCTGGCAATCGTGCTGATCGGCGGACTTATTTCGTCGACCCTCTTGTCGCGCATCGTCACGCCCGCCATGTATCTGCTGGTGGTAAGAGGACGCGAAGAAAAGAAGGAAGCGGCAATTGGCTGAGGCAATTTTTGCGGGTGGATGTTTCTGGTGCACCGAAGCGGTGTTCAAACAGCTGGCCGGGGTAAATAGCGTTGAAAGCGGATATATTGGCGGCAGCGTCGCCAATCCCGATTACAAACTGGTCTGCACGGGCACAACCGGCCATGCAGAGGCGATCCGCATCGGTTTTGACGAGAGCGTCATTTCCCTCGCAGATCTGCTCGACATCTACTTTGCGACCCACGATCCGACCCAGCTGAACCGGCAGGGCAATGATATCGGGACACAATATCGCTCTGCCATCTTCCCGCTCGATGATGCCCAGCGCGCCGAAGCCGAAGCCGCGATCATACGCGCGCAGCCCGATTGGCCCGCCCCGATCGTCACCACGATTGAAGCCGCAACAACATGGTATCCGGCCGAAGATTATCATCAGGATTATTGGGTCGGCGAAGGTCAGCGCAACTCCTATTGTCTGGCGGTGATACCGCCCAAGCTGGCAAAGCTGAAAAAGGGGTTTGCCGAGCGACTGGCTTAGCCGCCGCCACAGCCATAGCCGTCATGGACAATTAACAATGTTCGATTATGGCTTAACATCATGACGCACAAACCGATCCGCAAGGCCGTGTTTCCCGTTGCCGGCCTTGGCACCCGCTTTCTGCCTGCGACCAAGGCGATCCCGAAGGAGATGCTGCCTGTCGTGGACCGGCCGCTGATCCAATATGCGGTCGACGAAGCGCGCGAGGCGGGGATTGAGCAGATGATCTTCGTCACCGGTCGCGGCAAGAGCGCGATCGAGGATCATTTCGACATCGCCTTCGAACTCGAACGCACGATGACCGATCGCGGCAAAGATATTTCGGTGCTGGAACCGACGCGCCTTGGCCCCGGCAATTGCGCCTATGTGCGCCAGCAGGAACCGATGGGCCTTGGCCATGCCATTTGGTGCGCGCGCGACATTGTCGGCGATGAACCCTTTGCGATCTTCCTGCCCGATGAATTCATGCACGGGTCACCCGGCTGCATGGCGCAGATGGTAG
This portion of the Sphingobium sp. genome encodes:
- a CDS encoding efflux RND transporter permease subunit, coding for MNFTEIAIRRWQLTLVLFALLSALGYSAFSTIPRAVDPHFPLPVVVITAIQPGADAAEMEQTVAKPIEELMQGLEDVKEIVSASNDSSAVIRAEFDWSGDPDRYFNDTVREVTAIRSRLPADLARLDFKKMRTTNASVLQIALVSETASWRRMEKYGRDISEAFSRYTSVREAEVHGLSQPEVTVAVDPARLAELQLPASLVADALRLGGADVASGAVVSGTRRFNVEAGGAFKNLDAIRNLPLRANNGSILRVGDVAKVYWGAEEARTRLFHNGKRAIWITANQKAGTDATKLRDALLEELELQKKTLPPDIDVVMQFDQSRDIATRLRELARDFAIALFLVMFTLLPLGWRAAAIVMVSIPLSLASGLLAVYAAGFNLSQLVVAGFILSLGLLVDDSIVVIENISRHLRMGKERIQAAIEGTKEIQLAVLGSTGVLIFAFFPMLFLPEGAGQYTRSFIATIIFTVTASLVISLTIIPFLASRMLKRDEDEHGNRLLQWLMRNIDHFYRPLLHKALEAPRKTVWGALAVTIAAFGLVPVLGFSLFPDADASYFRVKIDAEQGTSLDETQRIVRKVSDILAKEPTIEVRAENVGRFNPSVFYNSFETVETTTEGEVLAVMDKWHGRESREMVDRLRKQFEEISGARVKLVLFQNGAPINAPVEFRVVGPDLDMLKSLAAKVQAVLHETPGTRDIVNPVANDRIDLDMQIDDAKAALLDIPAGSPRRTIRLALSGERAGTFRDSEGDSYPVTVRLPLDGTQPVSALDSIYLASRSGAPVALGEITDPELVAVPPLIKRRNLERTVEITAQTQEGALPSKVTVDAKARMEKIDLPPGYSIRVGGEAEKINDTFSGFGPVILIALFIIFGILVAEFGEFREALVVAGVIPLGTFGGFLALLVTGNNLSFLAVIGFVALIGIEIKNSILLVDFTTQLRARGLALREAIEQAGEVRFLPVLLTSVTAIGGLLPLAIFGGNLYGPLAIVLIGGLISSTLLSRIVTPAMYLLVVRGREEKKEAAIG
- the msrA gene encoding peptide-methionine (S)-S-oxide reductase MsrA; translation: MAEAIFAGGCFWCTEAVFKQLAGVNSVESGYIGGSVANPDYKLVCTGTTGHAEAIRIGFDESVISLADLLDIYFATHDPTQLNRQGNDIGTQYRSAIFPLDDAQRAEAEAAIIRAQPDWPAPIVTTIEAATTWYPAEDYHQDYWVGEGQRNSYCLAVIPPKLAKLKKGFAERLA
- the galU gene encoding UTP--glucose-1-phosphate uridylyltransferase GalU; the encoded protein is MTHKPIRKAVFPVAGLGTRFLPATKAIPKEMLPVVDRPLIQYAVDEAREAGIEQMIFVTGRGKSAIEDHFDIAFELERTMTDRGKDISVLEPTRLGPGNCAYVRQQEPMGLGHAIWCARDIVGDEPFAIFLPDEFMHGSPGCMAQMVAEYEKVGGNLLSVLEVPREQVSSYGVIDPGQAEGKLTEVKGLVEKPKVDAAPSNLIISGRYILQPEVMRVLEHQGKGAGGEIQLTDAMAQMIGEQPFHAVTFNGARYDCGSKVGYIEANLAVALSRPDMADEVRAVARRLAG